The following are encoded together in the Sulfuricurvum sp. genome:
- a CDS encoding outer membrane protein transport protein — MKRSIKIAVAAAIALSSTSAFATNGDHLIGMGAKARGMGGIGIGMSHGAESALANPALITSVNGTEVSFGGTIFMPDVKTDLGTGEGSYDSAANLSVIPEVAIAQKASDNFYWGIGMFGVAGMGTDYRDANTAGMAYNNFHMVTNLQLMQFAVPLAYKSNGFSLGVAPVLQYGSLDINYDGSSTKGVAQDFGFGYNVGAAYEMSGLTVGASYKSAIDMSYTGQISAAMADFTGMMGFPNPGIADNLEQPAEIGIGASYKMGGSTFAVDYKQIKWSDAKGYKEFGWNDQNVIIFGYQYAQDNWALRAGYNHAASPIKDQMMTNPLANTFNLLGFPATVENHYTVGGSLAFNKMTSVDLAYMYAPEVSDTYSSALPNGMGGFYMGNVTTKHSQQGVTAQLNFNF, encoded by the coding sequence ATGAAACGTTCAATTAAAATCGCTGTAGCTGCTGCTATCGCTTTAAGTAGCACATCTGCATTCGCAACCAATGGAGATCATTTGATCGGTATGGGTGCTAAAGCACGCGGTATGGGTGGAATCGGTATCGGTATGTCTCATGGTGCTGAATCAGCTCTTGCTAACCCTGCGTTAATAACATCTGTAAACGGTACTGAAGTTTCTTTTGGCGGTACAATTTTTATGCCGGATGTTAAAACAGATTTAGGTACTGGAGAAGGTAGCTATGACAGTGCAGCTAATCTTTCTGTGATCCCTGAAGTAGCAATTGCTCAAAAAGCATCTGATAATTTCTACTGGGGTATCGGAATGTTTGGTGTTGCGGGAATGGGTACTGACTACCGTGATGCTAATACTGCAGGTATGGCGTACAATAACTTCCACATGGTAACCAATTTACAATTGATGCAATTTGCGGTTCCATTGGCCTATAAATCAAATGGATTTAGCTTAGGAGTTGCACCTGTACTCCAATACGGGTCATTGGACATCAATTATGATGGTAGCAGTACAAAAGGCGTAGCACAAGATTTCGGATTTGGTTATAACGTTGGTGCGGCATATGAAATGAGCGGTTTAACTGTCGGTGCATCTTATAAATCAGCTATCGATATGAGTTATACAGGCCAAATTTCAGCAGCAATGGCTGATTTCACCGGAATGATGGGCTTCCCAAATCCTGGTATCGCAGATAATCTTGAGCAACCGGCTGAGATTGGTATCGGGGCTTCATATAAAATGGGTGGAAGTACATTTGCTGTAGATTACAAACAAATCAAATGGTCAGATGCAAAAGGATATAAAGAATTTGGTTGGAACGATCAAAATGTAATTATTTTCGGATATCAATATGCACAAGACAATTGGGCACTACGTGCCGGTTATAATCATGCTGCAAGCCCAATCAAAGACCAAATGATGACTAATCCGTTGGCAAACACTTTTAACTTGTTAGGATTCCCGGCAACAGTTGAAAACCATTACACAGTAGGTGGAAGTCTTGCATTTAACAAAATGACTTCTGTAGATTTGGCATATATGTATGCACCTGAAGTTTCAGATACATATAGCAGTGCTCTTCCGAATGGTATGGGTGGCTTCTATATGGGCAATGTTACAACAAAACATAGCCAACAAGGTGTAACTGCACAACTTAACTTCAACTTCTAA